A section of the Babylonia areolata isolate BAREFJ2019XMU chromosome 1, ASM4173473v1, whole genome shotgun sequence genome encodes:
- the LOC143293710 gene encoding zinc finger protein 711-like yields the protein MQDSRESDVTKKASDVVVMVDPVQKCSHPANKAHEQQSSSYLSASVKGFVVSSDRDLLLSRTKNVVKRHQCYICGEDFAIARVCETHKILEHKVPAPWKCIECGMQFLHGASYSLHMVQSHQAKPYVCGVDGCPAIFHCKMKLTVHKFERHNASEGKKKIFECQFCQEEFPQQCRLKYHLRKHTGEEPYKCLLCSKTFRSSSHLNMHTKSAHAIHKVQNHLCDWCGKKFFNGSQLRAHVLTHTGEKPYPCSLCSRSFSKSNTRHVHMRQHTGEKPYVCDQCGQSFTVRVSLRTHLKSKHSIIVDTSKT from the exons ATGCAGGACAGCAGAGAATCAGATGTGACCAAGAAAGCCAGtgatgttgttgtgatggtggatcCAGTTCAG AAATGCAGCCATCCTGCAAACAAAGCTCATGAACAGCAGAGCAGCAGTTACCTGTCTGCATCAGTCAAAGGTTTTGTTGTTTCATCAGACAGGGATCTACTCCTGTCACGAACAAAAAATGTTGTAAAGCGCCACCAGTGTTATATCTGTGGTGAAGATTTTGCTATCGCCAGAGTCTGTGAGACACATAAGATTTTAGAGCATAAGGTCCCAGCCCCATGGAAATGTATTGAATGTGGCATGCAGTTTTTACATGGAGCATCGTACAGTCTGCACATGGTCCAAAGCCATCAGGCCAAaccatatgtgtgtggtgttgatggcTGTCCTGCTATTTTTCACTGCAAAATGAAACTGACAGTTCACAAATTTGAGCGCCATAATGCATccgaagggaagaagaaaatttttgaatgtcagttttgtCAGGAAGAATTTCCACAGCAATGCAGACTGAAATATCACTTGAGAAAGCATACAGGGGAAGAACCCTACAAATGCCTGCTCTGTAGCAAAACATTCAGGTCTAGCTCACATCTCAACATGCATACGAAAAGTGCTCATGCCATTCacaaggttcaaaatcatttatGTGACTGGTGTGGGAAAAAGTTCTTTAATGGATCTCAATTAAGAGCGCATGTTCTTACACACACAGGTGAAAAGCCATATCCATGTTCTTTATGTTCACGTTCATTTTCCAAAAGTAACACCAGGCATGTTCATATGCGTCAGCATACAGGAGAGAAACCCTATGTATGTGATCAATGTGGACAGTCTTTCACAGTACGTGTGTCTCTGAGAACACATCTAAAGTCAAAACATAGCATCATTGTTGACACAAGTAAGACTTAA